From Micromonospora rifamycinica, a single genomic window includes:
- the erm gene encoding ErmE/ErmH/ErmO/ErmR family 23S rRNA (adenine(2058)-N(6))-methyltransferase, which translates to MPPHRDRDRRRRELSQNFLRSAATADWFVDLADLHPRGLVLEVGGGEGVISRAAAPRCRELDVFEIDPVFLTRLERSLAPHDNVTVIGRDFLSVRPPDEPFQVIGNVPFSITAPVVDWCLDALALDNATFITQLEYARKRTGDFGRWSLLTVRTWPLFSWELCGRIPRTEFRPVPKVDAGILQLTQRREPLVPHGRLRAYDSMVELGFTGVGGSLYASLARRFPAARVARAFAAAGVERDRVVAFVHPSEWLDIFTSLDARR; encoded by the coding sequence GTGCCGCCGCACCGGGACCGGGACCGCAGACGGCGTGAACTGTCCCAGAACTTCCTGCGCTCGGCGGCGACCGCCGACTGGTTCGTCGACCTCGCGGACCTGCACCCGCGCGGCCTGGTGCTGGAGGTCGGGGGCGGCGAGGGCGTCATCAGCCGCGCCGCCGCGCCGCGCTGCCGCGAGCTGGACGTCTTCGAGATCGACCCGGTCTTCCTGACCCGGCTGGAGCGGTCGCTCGCCCCCCACGACAACGTCACCGTGATCGGCCGCGACTTCCTCTCCGTCCGGCCGCCGGACGAACCGTTCCAGGTCATCGGCAACGTTCCGTTCTCGATCACCGCCCCGGTGGTCGACTGGTGCCTGGACGCGCTGGCGCTCGACAACGCCACCTTCATCACCCAGCTCGAGTACGCGCGGAAGCGGACCGGCGACTTCGGCCGCTGGAGCCTGCTGACGGTACGCACCTGGCCGCTGTTCTCCTGGGAGCTGTGCGGCCGCATCCCCCGTACCGAGTTCCGCCCGGTGCCGAAGGTCGACGCGGGGATCCTCCAGCTCACCCAGCGACGGGAGCCGTTGGTGCCGCACGGCAGGTTGCGCGCCTACGACAGCATGGTCGAACTCGGCTTCACCGGCGTCGGCGGCAGCCTGTACGCCTCACTGGCCCGCCGGTTCCCGGCCGCCCGGGTCGCCAGGGCGTTCGCCGCCGCCGGGGTGGAGCGGGACCGGGTGGTCGCCTTCGTGCACCCGTCCGAGTGGCTCGACATCTTCACCTCGCTCGACGCCCGCAGGTGA